TTTGTGTAATGAAAAGATAATTATGTTGGTGTCGTTGAGGCGTAAAGTGGCTTTGCCAGTTTGACCTGTAGGTTCAGAGTACTCCTGGTTTTCAGCAACAGAACCTATCATCTCTGAACAGTGATATTGTGTGCTGTGTCTTATTTAGGCGCCATGCAGACCCCTGAAGCAGGCGCTGACTCCACCTCCACTGTTCCTCTTCAGACCACTGTGCCTGTCCAGCCTACCGGTTCAAGCCAGCAGGTGCCTGTCCAGCAACAGGTACATCaagcctgtctgtgtgtatttgtgtgtgaatgttaaTGCGCTAGGATGCATTCTACCTCCATTCCTATTCCATCCATCCCATTCCTCTGTATCTCTCAGTGCAACATgacatttttgtaatttataTCATTAAATTGCAACTCTTCCAATTTGTTTTTCCAGGCCCAGACTGTTCAACAGGTTCAGCATGTTTACCCAGCACAGGTGCAGTATGTGGAGGAAAACAGTGCCGTTTACACCAATGGCAACATGTGAGTCATTCTGCTTCCCAGCTCTGTTCTTATACTACTCAACAAATATTAGTGCTATgtctctgcagtctgttttttctcctcttaaGTCTCTTCACACCATCATTCATGTCACAAGCACATGATGTGTGGCAGGAGTGTGctggttttttgtgtttgttttctttcgtGAGGGGTTAGCAGTTGTGTGCCTGATTGTGCTCAGTCACCTGAACATGACCACAAGTGGGCCTGTCTAAGTGCTGACGCTATGCAAGGGTCCCATGGGACTGAGGAATGGGGTTACATAAACACTTCACAAACAAGCCCAAGTTTGTCCTACTGTGATGCACATGTACGCACATGTACAGACACAAATAGTATCTGTGTGACTGCTACTGGTGGAAACATTGTGTAAGGTAGACCAGCACAAACCAAAATCCTGTATGAGCAAAACATGGAAGTTGTCAAATCAAATATGCATccaattaattaaattaaatattttatgttgcaATAAATTGTggaattttaaattaattaattttggaTTGTTCACGTAATGCTAATCACTGTTGATAACATTTGACTGTGGCTACACAAACAaggtgtcttgttttgtttttttttttgttttttttgtcaagacATTGCAAAGTAACAAATAATTCAAAAGTTACAAGCATTTCATTATTTAGgcctcttttcctctgttttattttgagtttgGGCACATTGACTGACTGCTAACCTTTCGTCTGAACAGAAGAACCTATTCGTACTCAGAGCCGCAGCTGTATAGCCAGAACAGTGGAGGGAGCTACTTTGACACACAGGGCAGCTCATCGCAAGTATCCACTGTAGTGACATCTCATGGCATGACCAACAATGGAGGAGGGGGCAGTGGAGGAATGAGCATGGGTCTGGCAGGGGGTCAGGTAATCAGCAGCAGTTCTGGGGCTTACCTCATGGACAATGCTGGGCCACACCCTGCCACCCAGACTGCGCGAGCCTCACCAGCTACTGTAAGTGCACAGAACCTACTAATTGGGCTCCTCACCTGCCTTTGCCTTCTGCCtgctttggtgtgtttgttgaaAGACATTCTTACTAATACTTGTTGCCACTCCGTAGTCACTTCTAAATCTACCCTTATCAGCTCCTCACGGCTCAAGATTTTATTACATTCTTCAAAACAGAAGTATTTCTATTTATGTCATACTTGATTGATATGTGTACTGGTTTGATCCAAAATGTAAGATGATGGCCTTTTAAGTAGGATGCCACACTTGCACTCAATTTTCAATAGATTGTTTCCCTAAAATCTCTGTGTGTATAGATAGTGCACAAATTATGTTACATTACagagaaatcattttaaatttagacCTTCTCCATAATTGTGTGTTGAGTGTTTCATCTGTGGCAATGTCCCTTTGCTGATCTATGCAATGTTGTACGTAGGCTGGGCCTGAGTCTCTGAAGTGATTTAACTAGTGCCAGCCATGTTCACATTCTAACCCTGAATATTGTGTTGAAGTGAGACAGGCTTTTGTGTCCATCCCTCATTTCATCTATCTGTTATTCCCACCAAAAAGAGGGGTGTAAACCGGAGGGACaggtgtgtttatttaaaaaaagaaaggggggtaGGTGAAAAACTTCACAAACTTAGGCCTTGCTCTTAAACTGTATTCTGAATACCCCATTAGGCATTTTCACAGTCCACTGTAATGGtgttttctgacagaaatgtagaAATGGTGTGTCACTGATATTACATTATATGGATGGTAGAGAGTTTAAACATATTGTggaatattttttgttttgttttgggtttttttaagtgtttttttctttttctttttttttttagatgctgCCTCATCTGTCTGTAGTCAATGTAATGTTCCACTTTACAAAGTTAATTACAAAATTATTACACAAAGTTAATGGTTCAAAAAGtctatgtattttttttttctgaataataaATTACCATGCAGGAGACTTGAAACAGAAGATCTTTTTAGTAGACAGTGACAGTATTGAACATTGAGACACCATGCTACCAAAGGGAAATATATCAATCCAACCTAATCATAATAACTTATGTCCGCTAATAAATCCATGTGAGTGGATTTCTGCTTGGGTCTAGTGGTGCTTGCTTGGGAATCTTTTGTAGATTAtcctttatttttgttagtgGCCACTAATGTGTCTTCTTCAACTCTTTATTTTccttgctttcattttttttatttccccctctTACATTTTGTCGTCATGTGCTTCGTGGTTTATCAGATTGAAATGGCGATTGAGACGCTCCAAAAATCTGAGGGTTTATCCAGTCAGAGAAGCTCACTGCTCAACAGCCATGTAAGTTGCGTTTAAAAATGCTTGCCCCCGCTCCACCTTGACTTTTGCATTACTCACTCTTGCTGTTCTGCCTCCCTCAACTCTCTATAAATTTTGAGTTTAGCGGGTTGCTTgctttttgtgttgctgcttcttGTAGTTAATGGTGCTTTAAAGTCATTGGCTGAGCTGTGATGCAACAGTATACTGACTTTGGTTTTGAGGTCTTTCCAGGCAGTTTGCATGGGCCAGTGAGAATCTCTTTAGTAAAACAAAGTGTTCTCTTGTAGCTTCAGTGGCTGTTGGACAATTATGAGACAGCAGAGGGCGTAAGTCTACCACGATCAACTCTCTACAATCATTACCTGCGCCACTGCCAGGAGCAGAAACTGGACCCTGTAAATGCAGCCTCCTTTGGCAAACTCATCCGCTCCATCTTCATGGGACTCCGTACAAGGCGCCTTGGGACAAGGttggctttctttttcatttctcttttgtccCAACAATATTTCCCAGCCATCTGGGCTTTACTCTTTACCTAACTGGgtgactcttttctttttttgattttatgttGCAGGGGGAATTCCAAATATCACTACTATGGTATACGTGTAAAACCAGATTCCCCACTCAATAGACTCCAAGAGGACATGCAGTATATGGCTCTGAGACAGCAACCTGTTCAGCAAAAACAGAGGTACATTTgcctacacacatacagatcatgtttattttattgatacTGAGTTGAGTCATGTGTTTTCAGGTTCAAGCCAGTGCAGAAGTTTGATAGTGGTTCTGGGGAGAATTACTCAGGTGGAGGCCAGCACCATCCTggtgcagcagagcagacagtcATTGCACAGAGCCAGCACCACCAACAGTTCCTAGGTcagctgcttttgtcttttggCAGAATGTCTATGACAAAGGAACCTGTTGAATGCATTGATGCATTGAAATGTGCCAACAGCAGATgtatggggttttttttttttttttttttttttttttcagattatcCCATTGtgacaaattcattttattgtattataCAAACAGATGCATCACGGGCGCTCCCTGACTTTGTGGAGCTGGACCTGGGACAGAGCAATACAGAGAACATCAGTCCAGAGGATGTAAAAGCTCTTCAGTCCCTTTACAGAGAGCATTGCGAGGTTTGATTGCATTCCTCTCATTGTCCGTACAAAGTCCCCACAGTAGCTTCAATATTATAACATTTCTTGATTATAGCATCAACTCTCATGAGTATTGTGACAATATTTTCCCTAAAATTATTCTCTccaaaaaagtttttcattattatatatacatagCTTAATCCATCATTATCTGTGACTACAGCAGTTAtgtagtttaaatttttttatttttcacaattagAAGTATTAAGCAGGATTGAAAATACCAAAcaaaagtttttaaattttgaaaaagaGTGCAATTTAAAATTTGTGTGGAGTCTTGGGGAAAggttatgtgtgtttgtagtgaGATTTGTAAATGCCAACCACTGACATTTTAGAGCagatttgtttattattttcaatcaaatcttttcatgtctaaaaaaaaaaagacaagggaTTAGGCCACTCACAGGTGATGATTAAAGCTCTTGTGATCTGACGAACAGCTGTTTACCTTCTCCTCACACACATCTAGCAATCTCTAGCCATGGACATGGTTTAGTTAATGTCCTGAGGCTCTGAGGTATCTATATTTCCACTAAAATCATAGTGAACTGAAATTCATCTCTACTCCTCAGTGCACTGGCAAAATATGTTTGACCTGGTTCTTTTGGAACATCTACAGACCTCGAGACTATTTCTTCTTTTAGAAAGCAGTCCTAGATTACTCTTCTGCTTTCGTTTCAGGCTATCTTGGATGTTGTGGTGAACCTCCAATTCAGCCTAATTGAGAAACTATGGCAGACATTCTGGCGCTACTCTCCCCCTGATTCAGTAGAGGGTGCcactgtgacagaaaacaggTGCGATCACAGCCAGTGATTATTCACAATGATGCCAGTttcatgtttagttttgttgggtttttttaattaaataaagccagtcatgtttttcaaatgatacCAAGATACCATAGTATATTCTACAAgtatgtattttaatttaaatcattttggGATAATCTGGTTTCAAAGAGCATCTGTCTAAATcttgtgtttgttcttcagcAGCATTAGTGAGATCGAAGCACGGCTCCCCCGATCACAGCTATTGGGGCTGTGCAGAAATGAGACTGTGCTCAAATGGATGAGTACCTGTGATCACCTAATGTACCAGGCCCTTGTGGAGATCCTCATTCCTGATGTCCTGAGACCCATTCCCAGTGAGTCATACTGATAGACACCTGTCCGTGCTGTGCTCACTGCTGTTTAATGCTTGTGCTGTCGTAATTGATTCACTGCTCATGTTATATCTTTTCATATTCCTTCTTGTTTCGTCTTCTCAGGTGCCTTGACTCAAGCCATTCGCAACTTTGCCAAAAGCCTGGAAGGTTGGCTCAATAATGCCATGAATGCCATTCCACAGAGAATGATCCAGACCAAGGTAGCCATTTATGTAGTCTACCTTTTCAGCAAGGCAATGCAAAGGGTTTCTTGATACTCTCTCCAAATACACCATTTATACatgagacacaaaatgtgaaagaTACTACTGCATCTCCTGTGTAAGATATGCTAACATTAGGTCTTTTCTACCCATCCCTTTCATAGATTGCCGCTGTTAGTGCCTTTGCGCAAACACTGCGCAGATACACCTCTCTGAACCACCTGGCTCAAGCGGCACGTGCTGTGTTGCAAAACACGTCACAGATCAACCAGATGCTGAGTGATCTCAACCGTGTTGATTTTGCCAATGTACAGGTCAGAACAGCtcgtttggattttttttttttttctctccgtTTCTGATATAGATCTCTGATCTCCTTGTACAACAACAAGTTTACTTCTCATATCttgtgtttctaaaaaaaagagaaataaaaaaacaagcttttcgTTTCTATGCTACTTGCCTGTGTAACACACTTCCTGAATAGTTTAGGTCTTAAAACAGCATTTGCTTCAACTCACCGAATAAATCAGACACTTtcttattataatattttttatttaagtggtttttaaatgtaaatgtttttctatgtCTTTATTGCCTATGTAAATACTTGTCTTGCCTGTAGGAGCAAGCATCATGGGTATGCCAGTGTGAGGAAGGGGTGGTTCAGCACTTGGAGCAGGACTTCAAGGCCACACTACAGCAGCAAAGCTCTTTGGAGCAATGGGCAGCCTGGCTGGACAATGTGGTCACTCAGGTGCTGAAGCCCTACGAGCACCGGCCCAGTTTCCCCAGGGCAGCGCGACAGTTCCTGTTAAAGTGGTCTTTCTACAGGTCTGCAAACCAACAACCACCAACCATGCAGAGAGACGTGTGAGAGAGTGCACGGCATCTTTACAGAAcgcttcaaatgtttttttttcatgtctctcCAGTTCAATGGTCATCAGGGACCTGACCCTGCGCAGTGCTGCCAGCTTTGGTTCCTTCCACCTGATTCGCCTCCTGTATGACGAGTACATGTTTTATCTAGTGGAGCATCGTGTGGCCCAAGCTACAGGAGAGACACCAATTGGTGTGATGGGGGAGGTACAACTGCTTTGCATTGCTTTTCTATAACAGTACTTCCATACTTCATAGTACCCCTGTGGTTACACATTTGgaccaagaaaaaaatgaagaaaacaagatTCGCCAGGGGCCTCTCTAATTATGATGTTTGTCACTCTGTTTTCAGTTCGACAGTCTCAATACTCTATCTCTCACCAACATTGATAAAGGTATGTTGCACAATCTGCAAGCTAGAAGAGAGATTTTCTTGTTGCGGGCTGTTGTGGAACTGTTTATGAAAGTAGGATATGTTGTTTACAATTTGTTGATCGTTAAAATCAGCAACAGGCAAGAGGTTAATGAGCTGAGGCTCCTTAGACATTTTATGGAAAGCCCTTTATAGGACTAATTACACTGAAATGTGATAACACATAATTTATTGCACAATTAATAAATTAGCAAAATGATAAATATTGAGGGTCTACCATTGTTTTATATGCTTTATGTGTTATTTTCTAGATGAAACGAGTGGAATGGACAGTGACTTGGAAGAAGacacagaagagtctggggaaCCTCTTGCCAAGCGGGAGAAGTCAGAGCATGAGGTAATCCAGGTGATCCAGGTAGGGGCCCTAGAGGATGGGTCTCACCCTGTAGTGGGGGTTGTCCAGCCAGGTGTCCTCCACTCGCTGCCCCAGCCCCCGCAGGATCACACAGAGCACATCCTTACCCCCTCAGCTGGTACTCCTACTATCCGCCACTGCAGCACCACAGGCAACACCTACGCCTCTGTTTGAAGGTCCAAGGACACGGCCCACTGTGTCCGAACtatttctgctgtttcactCTCGACATATCTTTCTCTTTGTAAGTCTACATGTTTCCGTCTTTTTCATGCattgtctctggtctctgtctgcacTTTTCTGGACATGGTCTCCTCTCCCTACCCAGGCTGGTCAGTGGAGGAGTGCTGAATGCTTTTACTATGGCCAAGATGTGCTGTCCATGTCTGACTGCTTAGATTCTGGATGTGGTTTCATCCCATAATTCTGTACTCTATCAATGCAGCTGGTGGAAGGGACCTGGAGAAAAAGGACTAATTTGACCCATTCAATGTTTCCTGGTTCGACATGACTTAATAGCAaacctgtctgtgtgtatggaCAAGTTTTAAAGTGAAGGAAAATTCGACTCCTTTTATACTACTGATGTCACAGAGCTCAAATCCATGTCACCAGTCCCAGGGGAGCAAAGTCATCGATCGACTGAAGACTTTCGCCTATTGTATGTAGATGTGCTGTACTTTCAATTGGTATTACCTAAAACTCATGGTGCTATCattgtgttttgatttaatttcaagcTACCCCTCCTAATTTTAGTATGATTTATGTCAACATGCATTCCAGTGGCTGATAAAGTTTTGGCTGAACAAAATTTTTTTGAGTATTGTATGTAGCCTAAAAAAAGGGATGACTTTCTATGTATGTATGACACTTAAAAAGAATGATGGGGCAGATTTGTCTGTTTGGTTTGAAATTGATTTGGTAGTCACCAGCCGATAACCACTAATAGCTTTtagccacagaaaaaaaacacctagAGAAATATCACGCTGCTACTCGTGTATATAGATATTGAGAAGACTGGCTGTAGAAACCCACTTCCTCAATACTAGCTTTTCTTTGCACTCTGTGCATAACGCTTGCCTTTGTTGATTTTAGATGCTCTGTAGTGTGGTTTATGTGACGAGCTGTAAAGAAAACAACTTACTGAATAAGTTTTCCCCAGTTTTGCAGTTTCTTTCTTAAAGAAATTTCTTAAGTTCAGGATGgaccaaaaacaaaccaacaagaGAGAGCTGAGAGTGAGCCATTTGGGCCGCCCGAGAGCTGTTTCCTGTCCCACAGTGCCATGTTGCAGAGCAGAAGGAATGTCAGGGATTAAATGTACCTCGGCTTTATCATAGTGCCTTATCCTTAAATGCAGCTGTCCTTGTAGTCCTGACTGTGTGGTGTAGAGAGCCCACAGCCCCTCTGCATTGTCCCAGCCACAGCTTTGGCTTTCTGGTGACTTGTGGCTGGATTTGGGCTGGCTCATCAGTGTTGAGACCAAGGAatacaggcacagacacacctGTTGTTTTCTCTGGATCAGCTCTACTAAGCTTATTACTTAACTAAATCGTGGTCTTTAGCCTTGCCCCTGCCCTAACTCTGCCCTCCTGAGGCCTATTCTTTCATCAGCCTTTGTTATTgggtgaaatgtgtgtgtctctctctttgtgtgtattcgagcgtgtgtgtgtgactgtgtgcatgtgtgaatatgGATGCCTAAGTGTGcattgtgtttgtatatatgcctgtgtctgcatgcttgtgtgtatgtgttggaaCACATCCATCAGTCACCCTACCTCAAACCAGTGGTGCCAGCATTTGACGCGTGCAGAACAGTCACCAAACACTAATtgcacacacaccactgtaCTGCACAAATCTCAACGCGAAAGAGAAAATCTGCATTGCTTTTCTCTCACCTCTGATACATTGTGATTTCCGTTTTTAGCCCATAAAATGCTTCATCCTTTGTTCCCTGTTTAAAGATCACCTTTGTACAGTGGACCAAAAGTAGATATTTTCTGATATTCAAagagatatatagatatatatgtatagtatATATAATGATGATACACTACATatatttgttgctttttatgTGGTTGGTCTGATCGTTTATATGTGATTGTTTCTTTTGGTAGCTCCTCTGTAGTTAGTTTAGACTGTGAAATTGGGAAGGCATGAGGACTAACTTTTGGTTCATTAGACTTGCATCTATACTTGAACTGTTACAGCCTTCTATGTTGTGGAGAATATTGAGATTAATCCTCTGAATAGGAACATTTTGCTagtaaaataatttgtttttcatgcctGTTGAAATGGTCTTCACCATTTCCTtgcataaatgtttatttattgatatttattgggtttttttgtttttcaattaagAAGCATATGGTACAATGGGAACTGATAATGAATCATGAATTATACCACTGCAAAGAGCAGACCTACTGTACAGAGACTggaaggtttttttgttgttgttttttttctttctttcttttttttttctttgtaagtCATGTATGTAGGTTGaggtttttaaagaaaacttgGCACTGTATTTGCTGTAATCAGTCTTTTAGGTTGTCTCACTAGTCCAAAAATTCCTTTAGATACTAGCCGTACACAGGAACTGTATGCCTGCATAGAAAACAAGCTTAGCAGTAAAGGAGTGTGGACAAGTACCAATACTGtgtgtcatttaattttctggCTCAGTGGACTCCTTGGATGTTGCGTTTATTCCACAAAGCTTTGGGGaacctgaaaaaataaattctggCACAACCAGAGACAAGTTTCTTATTTATTATACTTAGGGTACACATCTCATACTGTAGCCTTACCGTGATCCTTCTGGCTTGAAATGTCTGACGTACAAGATTTAGGAATTAAGTGCACACAAAATTGGCTTTTTTATTGGATTCCTTGAGGACAGTTTGAAAAGTCTGCTGAAAAGGTCAGTGATCGTCAGGTCtgctcattttgtttacatcagCCTGTGACCATTATGAAGATGAAAGAGATTGTGCCTCAACTCCTGGTATTTAATTTTCAAGTGAAAGCTGAGACAAATTGATAGAAAAGCCCAAGATCATCTCCTTTGCTTCTGCAGAGCCCCACATAAATCTGTGCTCATGTACTATCTATGAAAAGTGAACTTAGACATTATCAGGAGCTCAATTGACTGACTCCAACAAtcacagaatttttttaaaatgtggtcGTTCTGCCTGActaaaaatttgaaaatgtgttcatACATCTGGGTCGTGTGTACCAGACAGGGATGAAGGTCTTTGCAGGATGTATTATCTTGCCTCTGGCTGAATGATAGAAAAGCCCGTAGAAAATCTCAACTCCTTCATCATATGAATTAACAGCAACACTGTAGAAGGTACTATGTATTATTTTGTGCCTGAGGtggaaaatgcattaaaaaaaatatatatatatatatatattttctttatgaCTTAAATGTGTGCTTTAGGATCATAAGTGCTTTCTGGTCTTGCACGCCTACCATGTGCTGCTAGAAACTGTCTTTCAACTCAGTCAAGTGATAGAAACTTTGTTTcggtttgtttagttttttttcttccccagttttgttttttgttttgacttctAGACTGTCGTGCCACACAGTGATTTCACTTTCAGCATC
This sequence is a window from Echeneis naucrates chromosome 12, fEcheNa1.1, whole genome shotgun sequence. Protein-coding genes within it:
- the rfx3 gene encoding transcription factor RFX3 isoform X2, with the translated sequence MQTPEAGADSTSTVPLQTTVPVQPTGSSQQVPVQQQAQTVQQVQHVYPAQVQYVEENSAVYTNGNIRTYSYSEPQLYSQNSGGSYFDTQGSSSQVSTVVTSHGMTNNGGGGSGGMSMGLAGGQVISSSSGAYLMDNAGPHPATQTARASPATIEMAIETLQKSEGLSSQRSSLLNSHLQWLLDNYETAEGVSLPRSTLYNHYLRHCQEQKLDPVNAASFGKLIRSIFMGLRTRRLGTRGNSKYHYYGIRVKPDSPLNRLQEDMQYMALRQQPVQQKQRFKPVQKFDSGSGENYSGGGQHHPGAAEQTVIAQSQHHQQFLDASRALPDFVELDLGQSNTENISPEDVKALQSLYREHCEAILDVVVNLQFSLIEKLWQTFWRYSPPDSVEGATVTENSISEIEARLPRSQLLGLCRNETVLKWMSTCDHLMYQALVEILIPDVLRPIPSALTQAIRNFAKSLEGWLNNAMNAIPQRMIQTKIAAVSAFAQTLRRYTSLNHLAQAARAVLQNTSQINQMLSDLNRVDFANVQEQASWVCQCEEGVVQHLEQDFKATLQQQSSLEQWAAWLDNVVTQVLKPYEHRPSFPRAARQFLLKWSFYSSMVIRDLTLRSAASFGSFHLIRLLYDEYMFYLVEHRVAQATGETPIGVMGEFDSLNTLSLTNIDKDETSGMDSDLEEDTEESGEPLAKREKSEHEVIQVIQVGALEDGSHPVVGVVQPGVLHSLPQPPQDHTEHILTPSAGTPTIRHCSTTGNTYASV
- the rfx3 gene encoding transcription factor RFX3 isoform X3; protein product: MQTPEAGADSTSTVPLQTTVPVQPTGSSQQVPVQQQAQTVQQVQHVYPAQVQYVEENSAVYTNGNIRTYSYSEPQLYSQNSGGSYFDTQGSSSQVSTVVTSHGMTNNGGGGSGGMSMGLAGGQVISSSSGAYLMDNAGPHPATQTARASPATLQWLLDNYETAEGVSLPRSTLYNHYLRHCQEQKLDPVNAASFGKLIRSIFMGLRTRRLGTRGNSKYHYYGIRVKPDSPLNRLQEDMQYMALRQQPVQQKQRFKPVQKFDSGSGENYSGGGQHHPGAAEQTVIAQSQHHQQFLDASRALPDFVELDLGQSNTENISPEDVKALQSLYREHCEAILDVVVNLQFSLIEKLWQTFWRYSPPDSVEGATVTENSSISEIEARLPRSQLLGLCRNETVLKWMSTCDHLMYQALVEILIPDVLRPIPSALTQAIRNFAKSLEGWLNNAMNAIPQRMIQTKIAAVSAFAQTLRRYTSLNHLAQAARAVLQNTSQINQMLSDLNRVDFANVQEQASWVCQCEEGVVQHLEQDFKATLQQQSSLEQWAAWLDNVVTQVLKPYEHRPSFPRAARQFLLKWSFYSSMVIRDLTLRSAASFGSFHLIRLLYDEYMFYLVEHRVAQATGETPIGVMGEFDSLNTLSLTNIDKDETSGMDSDLEEDTEESGEPLAKREKSEHEVIQVIQVGALEDGSHPVVGVVQPGVLHSLPQPPQDHTEHILTPSAGTPTIRHCSTTGNTYASV
- the rfx3 gene encoding transcription factor RFX3 isoform X1, giving the protein MQTPEAGADSTSTVPLQTTVPVQPTGSSQQVPVQQQAQTVQQVQHVYPAQVQYVEENSAVYTNGNIRTYSYSEPQLYSQNSGGSYFDTQGSSSQVSTVVTSHGMTNNGGGGSGGMSMGLAGGQVISSSSGAYLMDNAGPHPATQTARASPATIEMAIETLQKSEGLSSQRSSLLNSHLQWLLDNYETAEGVSLPRSTLYNHYLRHCQEQKLDPVNAASFGKLIRSIFMGLRTRRLGTRGNSKYHYYGIRVKPDSPLNRLQEDMQYMALRQQPVQQKQRFKPVQKFDSGSGENYSGGGQHHPGAAEQTVIAQSQHHQQFLDASRALPDFVELDLGQSNTENISPEDVKALQSLYREHCEAILDVVVNLQFSLIEKLWQTFWRYSPPDSVEGATVTENSSISEIEARLPRSQLLGLCRNETVLKWMSTCDHLMYQALVEILIPDVLRPIPSALTQAIRNFAKSLEGWLNNAMNAIPQRMIQTKIAAVSAFAQTLRRYTSLNHLAQAARAVLQNTSQINQMLSDLNRVDFANVQEQASWVCQCEEGVVQHLEQDFKATLQQQSSLEQWAAWLDNVVTQVLKPYEHRPSFPRAARQFLLKWSFYSSMVIRDLTLRSAASFGSFHLIRLLYDEYMFYLVEHRVAQATGETPIGVMGEFDSLNTLSLTNIDKDETSGMDSDLEEDTEESGEPLAKREKSEHEVIQVIQVGALEDGSHPVVGVVQPGVLHSLPQPPQDHTEHILTPSAGTPTIRHCSTTGNTYASV